In Anopheles gambiae chromosome 2, idAnoGambNW_F1_1, whole genome shotgun sequence, a single window of DNA contains:
- the LOC1274944 gene encoding sugar transporter SWEET1 isoform X2, which yields MDGIMSKGSLASLATVATVLQFLTGTVICNRYIRKKSTGDTSAFPFISGFLSCFMWLKYGVLTEESTLILVNFIGSALFFSYTVVFFIFCVNKREVIRQMMVISCIILSATLYTLFETDDEKSIRVIGLLCCCLAVLFFASPLTMLAHVIRTQNTDSLPFPIIVASFFVCLLWTAYGVLIGDRFIQIPNLLGGILAGIQLTLYVIYPKKKASFSGGPRYSPLVSENPIL from the exons ATGGACGGAATTATGTCCAAAGGCAGCCTTGCCAGCCTGGCCACGGTTGCAACGGTTCTGCAGTTTCTTACTGGCAC TGTGATTTGTAATCGTTACATTCGGAAGAAATCAACAGGAGACACATCAGCCTTCCCCTTCATATCCGGATTTCTTTC CTGTTTCATGTGGCTCAAGTATGGTGTCCTGACGGAGGAAAGTACTCTGATACTGGTCAACTTTATCGGATCCGCACTGTTTTTCTCCTACACTGTGGTGTTTTTCATATTCTGCGTAAACAAGCGGGAGGTGATACGCCAAATGATGGTCATATCCTGCATCATATTGAGCGCCACGCTGTACACCTTATTCGAGACGGACGATGAGAAGTCGATCCGTGTCATAG GTCtgctttgctgctgtttggcggttttgtttttcgcatCACCGCTTACAATGTTAGCGCATGTCATCCGTACCCAGAATACGGACAGTCTTCCTTTTCCGATCATTGTGGCATCGTTTTTCGTGTGCTTACTTTGGACGGCCTATGGCGTACTTATTGGTGATCGATTTATACAG ATTCCAAATCTTCTCGGTGGAATATTGGCTGGAATTCAGTTGACTCTGTATGTGATATACCCGAAAAAGAAAGCTTCCTTCAGCGGTGGACCGCGGTATTCACCTCTGGTATCAGAAAACCCAATTTTGTAG
- the LOC1274944 gene encoding sugar transporter SWEET1 isoform X1, producing the protein MDGIMSKGSLASLATVATVLQFLTGTVICNRYIRKKSTGDTSAFPFISGFLSCFMWLKYGVLTEESTLILVNFIGSALFFSYTVVFFIFCVNKREVIRQMMVISCIILSATLYTLFETDDEKSIRVIGKQNHRPFGRKILTFHLLYMPALGLLCCCLAVLFFASPLTMLAHVIRTQNTDSLPFPIIVASFFVCLLWTAYGVLIGDRFIQVRKARWLANDGWTVLNHAITIVYSITL; encoded by the exons ATGGACGGAATTATGTCCAAAGGCAGCCTTGCCAGCCTGGCCACGGTTGCAACGGTTCTGCAGTTTCTTACTGGCAC TGTGATTTGTAATCGTTACATTCGGAAGAAATCAACAGGAGACACATCAGCCTTCCCCTTCATATCCGGATTTCTTTC CTGTTTCATGTGGCTCAAGTATGGTGTCCTGACGGAGGAAAGTACTCTGATACTGGTCAACTTTATCGGATCCGCACTGTTTTTCTCCTACACTGTGGTGTTTTTCATATTCTGCGTAAACAAGCGGGAGGTGATACGCCAAATGATGGTCATATCCTGCATCATATTGAGCGCCACGCTGTACACCTTATTCGAGACGGACGATGAGAAGTCGATCCGTGTCATAGGTAAACAAAACCACCGACCATTTGGTAGAAAGATTTTAACTTTCCATCTACTTTACATGCCTGCTTTAGGTCtgctttgctgctgtttggcggttttgtttttcgcatCACCGCTTACAATGTTAGCGCATGTCATCCGTACCCAGAATACGGACAGTCTTCCTTTTCCGATCATTGTGGCATCGTTTTTCGTGTGCTTACTTTGGACGGCCTATGGCGTACTTATTGGTGATCGATTTATACAGGTAAGAAAAGCTCGCTGGTTAGCTAATGATGGCTGGACTGTTCTCAATCATGCCATTACCATTGTATATTCCATTACTCTTTAG
- the LOC3289924 gene encoding solute carrier family 2, facilitated glucose transporter member 3 isoform X1 has product MEPSDHEEASVLYSPGREPKIVPHINANARKETRWTFWLITAGLSTTFGAAVPTGYNIGVINAPANFIKNWCNDTIYETYESVFSEGNLETLWSAVVSIFLVGGVIGSLGGAWVADRLGRKRSFLLCGFLLFVGGVCFQFCQTLSSVELLMAGRFLVGLAAGLTTSTVPMYLTELAPLGLRGALGVFCSMGVTGGVVVGQIISLEEIFGTEEHWQFALSFYVILVVIFFVPYPWLPESPKYLFVIRRRQDEAVNELKRVAGKKVRDEYVREQIDAMRRECTPENDEESCGDGQSTVQKPKERTIWSVLTDRTLLLPLVLVCALQGGQQLSGINAVFFYSVRIFESVGLSSTDAKFANLGAGCLNLFVAFFSPILMAKFNRRFLALLSCAMCALFLFCLTFIVFFIDDVEWFSYASIVAILLYILFYQIGLGPIPYFIGSELFEVGPRPAAMAMGSLASWGCNFIVAMLFTTLQSAWGAFVFLPFAFTCVALTVLLRIYLPETRGKHISQIVPLVAKGFSSKPLVP; this is encoded by the exons ATGGAGCCGTCCGATCATGAGGAAGCAAGCGTTCTCTACAGTCCCGGCCGGGAGCCCAAAATTGTACCGCACATAAACGCCAACGCGCGCAAG GAAACCAGATGGACGTTTTGGCTGATTACTGCCGGTTTATCAACTACCTTCGGTGCAGCAGTACCAACCGGTTACAATATAGGCGTCATAAATGCACCGGCAAAT tttattaaaaactgGTGCAATGATACGATTTACGAAACGTACGAGAGCGTCTTTTCGGAGGGCAACCTGGAGACGTTATGGTCGGCGGTTGTGTCCATCTTTTTGGTTGGCGGTGTAATTGGATCGCTCGGCGGTGCATGGGTTGCCGACAGACTCGGCAG gaaACGATCCTTCCTGTTGTGTGGATTTCTGCTTTTTGTCGGCGGCGTATGCTTCCAGTTCTGCCAGACGCTCAGCTCGGTGGAGCTGCTTATGGCGGGTCGTTTCTTGGTCGGATTGGCCGCCGGTTTGACCACCAGCACGGTTCCAATGTATCTGACCGAGCTGGCCCCGCTAGGGCTGCGCGGTGCGCTCGGCGTGTTCTGCTCGATGGGCGTCACCGGTGGGGTGGTGGTCGGGCAGATCATCAGCTTGGAGGAAATATTCGGCACCGAGGAGCACTGGCAGTTTGCTCTCAGCTTCTACGTCATCCTGGTGGTGATCTTCTTCGTACCGTATCCGTGGCTGCCGGAAAGTCCCAAGTACCTGTTCGTGATTCGCCGGCGGCAGGACGAGGCGGTGAACGAGCTGAAACGCGTCGCCGGCAAAAAGGTTCGCGACGAGTATGTGCGCGAGCAGATCGATGCGATGCGCCGGGAGTGTACGCCGGAGAACGACGAGGAATCGTGCGGCGATGGGCAGAGTACAGTGCAAAAGCCCAAAGAACGTACCATTTGGTCGGTGCTGACGGATCGGACGTTGCTGCTTCCACTGGTGCTGGTCTGTGCCTTACAAGGTGGCCAACAGCTGTCCGGAATCAATGCG gTTTTCTTCTATTCCGTTCGGATATTTGAATCGGTCGGCCTGAGCTCAACGGACGCCAAGTTTGCAAATCTTGGTGCCGGCTGTCTTAATCTGTTTGTTGCGTTCTTTAGCCCAATTTTAATGGCAAAATTCAACCGTCGCTTTTTGGCCCTCTTATCCTGTGCGATGTGtgcgttgtttttgttctgcctTACGTTCATCGTATTCTTTATT GACGACGTGGAATGGTTTTCTTATGCAAGTATCGTCGCTATCCTGTTGTACATTCTCTTCTACCAAATAGGACTTGGACCGATACCTTATTTCATCGGCTCTG AACTGTTCGAGGTTGGCCCGCGGCCCGCAGCCATGGCCATGGGCAGCTTGGCCTCGTGGGGCTGCAACTTCATCGTGGCCATGCTGTTCACCACGCTACAAAGTGCTTGGGGAGCGTTCGTCTTCCTTCCTTTTGCGTTCACCTGCGTTGCGCTGACGGTACTGCTGAGGATTTATTTGCCCGAAACGCGCGGCAAGCACATCTCGCAGATTGTACCGCTGGTCGCTAAAGGATTCAGCTCCAAGCCGCTAGTGCCTTAG
- the LOC3289924 gene encoding solute carrier family 2, facilitated glucose transporter member 3 isoform X2: MTFSADPAQQNREETRWTFWLITAGLSTTFGAAVPTGYNIGVINAPANFIKNWCNDTIYETYESVFSEGNLETLWSAVVSIFLVGGVIGSLGGAWVADRLGRKRSFLLCGFLLFVGGVCFQFCQTLSSVELLMAGRFLVGLAAGLTTSTVPMYLTELAPLGLRGALGVFCSMGVTGGVVVGQIISLEEIFGTEEHWQFALSFYVILVVIFFVPYPWLPESPKYLFVIRRRQDEAVNELKRVAGKKVRDEYVREQIDAMRRECTPENDEESCGDGQSTVQKPKERTIWSVLTDRTLLLPLVLVCALQGGQQLSGINAVFFYSVRIFESVGLSSTDAKFANLGAGCLNLFVAFFSPILMAKFNRRFLALLSCAMCALFLFCLTFIVFFIDDVEWFSYASIVAILLYILFYQIGLGPIPYFIGSELFEVGPRPAAMAMGSLASWGCNFIVAMLFTTLQSAWGAFVFLPFAFTCVALTVLLRIYLPETRGKHISQIVPLVAKGFSSKPLVP, translated from the exons atgactttCAGTGCTGATCCGGCGCAACAGAACCGTGAA GAAACCAGATGGACGTTTTGGCTGATTACTGCCGGTTTATCAACTACCTTCGGTGCAGCAGTACCAACCGGTTACAATATAGGCGTCATAAATGCACCGGCAAAT tttattaaaaactgGTGCAATGATACGATTTACGAAACGTACGAGAGCGTCTTTTCGGAGGGCAACCTGGAGACGTTATGGTCGGCGGTTGTGTCCATCTTTTTGGTTGGCGGTGTAATTGGATCGCTCGGCGGTGCATGGGTTGCCGACAGACTCGGCAG gaaACGATCCTTCCTGTTGTGTGGATTTCTGCTTTTTGTCGGCGGCGTATGCTTCCAGTTCTGCCAGACGCTCAGCTCGGTGGAGCTGCTTATGGCGGGTCGTTTCTTGGTCGGATTGGCCGCCGGTTTGACCACCAGCACGGTTCCAATGTATCTGACCGAGCTGGCCCCGCTAGGGCTGCGCGGTGCGCTCGGCGTGTTCTGCTCGATGGGCGTCACCGGTGGGGTGGTGGTCGGGCAGATCATCAGCTTGGAGGAAATATTCGGCACCGAGGAGCACTGGCAGTTTGCTCTCAGCTTCTACGTCATCCTGGTGGTGATCTTCTTCGTACCGTATCCGTGGCTGCCGGAAAGTCCCAAGTACCTGTTCGTGATTCGCCGGCGGCAGGACGAGGCGGTGAACGAGCTGAAACGCGTCGCCGGCAAAAAGGTTCGCGACGAGTATGTGCGCGAGCAGATCGATGCGATGCGCCGGGAGTGTACGCCGGAGAACGACGAGGAATCGTGCGGCGATGGGCAGAGTACAGTGCAAAAGCCCAAAGAACGTACCATTTGGTCGGTGCTGACGGATCGGACGTTGCTGCTTCCACTGGTGCTGGTCTGTGCCTTACAAGGTGGCCAACAGCTGTCCGGAATCAATGCG gTTTTCTTCTATTCCGTTCGGATATTTGAATCGGTCGGCCTGAGCTCAACGGACGCCAAGTTTGCAAATCTTGGTGCCGGCTGTCTTAATCTGTTTGTTGCGTTCTTTAGCCCAATTTTAATGGCAAAATTCAACCGTCGCTTTTTGGCCCTCTTATCCTGTGCGATGTGtgcgttgtttttgttctgcctTACGTTCATCGTATTCTTTATT GACGACGTGGAATGGTTTTCTTATGCAAGTATCGTCGCTATCCTGTTGTACATTCTCTTCTACCAAATAGGACTTGGACCGATACCTTATTTCATCGGCTCTG AACTGTTCGAGGTTGGCCCGCGGCCCGCAGCCATGGCCATGGGCAGCTTGGCCTCGTGGGGCTGCAACTTCATCGTGGCCATGCTGTTCACCACGCTACAAAGTGCTTGGGGAGCGTTCGTCTTCCTTCCTTTTGCGTTCACCTGCGTTGCGCTGACGGTACTGCTGAGGATTTATTTGCCCGAAACGCGCGGCAAGCACATCTCGCAGATTGTACCGCTGGTCGCTAAAGGATTCAGCTCCAAGCCGCTAGTGCCTTAG